A single window of Falco rusticolus isolate bFalRus1 chromosome 6, bFalRus1.pri, whole genome shotgun sequence DNA harbors:
- the TMEM17 gene encoding transmembrane protein 17 — MSLPEPLRRQLGSFSRTVFTDSHRTSPHHPPGRADNEIVSSLPLQMSLYFNVYFFPFWWLSTVVMLHLKYPILSDYYKFILVTIMILASLIEVIRLYLGYMGNLQEKVPELAGFWLLSLLLQLPIILFLLFNEGLRIQPLERAVNMIFALFLTFQVIAAFVTLKRMANKLATQFRLREFDQLKDHPVPDFYSLGKEARAVPMAGRDPSAGWGSHTEGLRS, encoded by the exons ATGTCGCTGCCCGAGCCCCTCAGGCGGCAGCTGGGCTCCTTCAGCCGCACCGTCTTCACCGACAGCCACCGCACCAGCCCGCACCACCCGCCTGGCCGCGCAG ATAATGAAATAGTTTCCAGTTTGCCACTGCAGATGTCCCTCTAtttcaatgtttattttttcccattctggTGGCTCAGCACAGTCGTCATGCTCCATCTGAAG TATCCGATCTTGTCAGATTACTACAAGTTCATCCTGGTCACAATCATGATCCTAGCCTCTCTAATAGAGGTCATTCGACTCTACCTGGGATACATGGGCAATCTGCAGGAGAAG GTCCCTGAACTGGCTGGGTTTTGgctcctgagcctcctcctgCAGTTGCCTATAATTCTCTTCTTGCTGTTCAACGAAGGTCTGAGAATTCAGCCACTGGAACGAGCAGTCAATATGATCTTTGCCCTCTTCCTCACCTTCCAAGTCATTGCAGCCTTTGTCACCCTGAAAAGAATGGCAAACAAACTGGCAACTCAATTCCGCCTCCGTGAATTTGACCAGCTGAAGGATCATCCTGTGCCCGATTTTTACAGCCTGGGTAAAGAAGCGAGAGCAGTTCCCATGGCTGGCAGGGAccccagtgctggctgggggTCACACACTGAGGGCCTGAGAAGCTAA